A DNA window from Moorella thermoacetica contains the following coding sequences:
- the minC gene encoding septum site-determining protein MinC, producing the protein MDVLSANEGETSAGISQGAIPSGTRAQPGKDNHTFLVCRTVRSGQVIKYPGNVVVMGDVHPGGEVVATGHVIIMGTLKGVVHAGAEGNEKAVVLAFHLQPTQLRIAGYIGRAPDDGDNTGTGGPEMARVQDDTVVIEKYQPGNEKRWLTQS; encoded by the coding sequence ATGGACGTGCTTTCAGCAAATGAAGGCGAAACCAGCGCCGGCATTTCCCAAGGGGCGATTCCGTCTGGTACCAGGGCTCAGCCCGGGAAGGACAACCATACCTTCCTGGTTTGCCGCACGGTGCGCTCGGGACAGGTAATCAAGTACCCTGGTAATGTCGTGGTCATGGGGGATGTTCACCCGGGAGGTGAAGTCGTAGCTACTGGTCACGTAATTATTATGGGTACTTTAAAGGGAGTAGTTCATGCCGGCGCCGAGGGTAATGAAAAGGCCGTCGTCCTGGCCTTTCACCTGCAGCCCACCCAGCTGCGGATTGCCGGCTACATAGGCAGGGCTCCCGATGATGGGGATAATACCGGGACCGGCGGGCCGGAAATGGCCCGGGTACAAGATGATACGGTTGTTATCGAGAAGTACCAGCCCGGTAACGAAAAGCGCTGGTTGACCCAATCATGA
- the minD gene encoding septum site-determining protein MinD, with translation MGEVIVITSGKGGVGKTTTTANLGTGLASLGKKVVLVDTDIGLRNLDVVMGLENRIVYDLIDVVEGRCRLKQALIKDKRLENLYLLPANQTRDKTAVSRQQMIDLTSQLREEFEFVLIDCPAGIEMGFKNAIAGAEKALVVTTPEVAAVRDADRIIGLLEAAEMEPPRLIINRLRPDMVRKGDMMDIEDMLEILAIDLIGVVPEDQYIVISTNRGEPAILDKHSRAGQAYRNISRRLLGEEIPFINWESGGFMSRIKKLMGLG, from the coding sequence ATGGGCGAAGTGATCGTCATCACTTCCGGTAAAGGCGGGGTTGGCAAAACGACTACTACCGCCAACCTGGGCACCGGCCTGGCCAGCCTGGGGAAAAAGGTCGTCCTGGTTGATACCGATATCGGGTTAAGAAACCTGGACGTGGTAATGGGCCTGGAAAACCGGATTGTCTATGATCTGATCGATGTGGTTGAAGGACGTTGCCGTTTAAAACAGGCTTTGATTAAAGATAAGCGGCTGGAAAATCTCTATCTGTTGCCGGCCAACCAGACCAGGGACAAGACGGCCGTCAGCCGCCAGCAGATGATCGATTTAACCTCCCAGCTGCGGGAGGAGTTCGAATTCGTCCTCATTGACTGTCCGGCCGGCATTGAGATGGGCTTTAAAAACGCCATTGCCGGAGCTGAAAAAGCCCTGGTGGTTACGACACCGGAGGTTGCCGCCGTGCGCGACGCCGACCGGATTATCGGCCTGCTGGAGGCGGCGGAAATGGAACCCCCCCGCCTGATTATCAACCGCCTGCGGCCCGACATGGTTCGCAAGGGTGACATGATGGATATCGAGGACATGCTGGAGATCCTGGCCATCGATCTCATAGGTGTGGTGCCGGAGGACCAGTATATTGTCATCTCCACCAACCGGGGTGAACCCGCCATCCTGGACAAGCATTCCCGGGCCGGACAGGCTTACCGCAATATCTCGCGGCGTCTCCTGGGGGAAGAAATTCCCTTTATTAATTGGGAATCCGGCGGTTTCATGTCCCGGATCAAAAAACTCATGGGCCTGGGCTAG
- the minE gene encoding cell division topological specificity factor MinE codes for MLEFLLRFFGRDTASSKKVAKERLRLVLVHDRAGVSPHLLESLKNDLIKVISEYLDIDTDGLEVSLTHENDAVALVANIPILRVKRTFKSVQEPAFKV; via the coding sequence TTGCTGGAGTTTTTACTGCGCTTTTTTGGCCGTGATACCGCGAGCAGTAAGAAGGTAGCCAAAGAACGCCTGCGCCTGGTCCTGGTCCATGACCGGGCCGGGGTTTCCCCCCACCTTCTGGAATCCCTGAAGAACGATCTAATCAAGGTGATCTCGGAATACCTGGATATCGACACCGACGGGCTGGAGGTCAGCCTCACCCACGAGAATGACGCCGTGGCCCTGGTGGCCAATATCCCCATCCTGCGGGTGAAGCGCACCTTTAAAAGTGTCCAGGAGCCGGCCTTTAAGGTATGA
- the rodA gene encoding rod shape-determining protein RodA, with product MFERRLWRNLDYYFVGGVIALLAIGLVVLNSASANVMPDPYYFVKKQLIWILFGLVGLVAVLSIDYEQLKHYHLPLYVLNIIMLAAVALVGHEAKGAQRWINLGFFLLQPSEFAKTITVITLACFLDKRQGKLNCWQDLVVPFLYVAVPLVLILKQPDLGTALVLLAILFGMLYVSGANWKLLLMIFGGGLLLTGLALFAHFHFGLPLPLQDYQMRRLVVFLNPYNDGKGGTGEGYHVIQSQIAIGSGGWWGVGLHQGSQVQLNFLPEAHTDFIFSVVGEELGFVRTVGIIALYFLVLYRMIRIAGQAKDMFGALLVGGVASMFAFHILVNVGITTGIMPVTGIPLPLFSYGGSAMLANMLALGLVLNVNLRRQKILF from the coding sequence ATGTTTGAGCGCAGACTATGGCGAAACCTCGATTATTATTTTGTTGGCGGCGTTATCGCCCTGCTGGCCATCGGCCTGGTGGTCTTGAATAGTGCTTCAGCTAATGTAATGCCTGATCCCTATTACTTTGTGAAAAAACAGCTCATCTGGATCTTATTCGGTCTGGTGGGACTTGTCGCTGTCCTATCTATTGACTATGAGCAGCTCAAGCACTACCACCTGCCCCTCTATGTTTTGAATATAATCATGCTGGCGGCTGTAGCCCTGGTAGGCCATGAAGCCAAGGGAGCCCAGCGCTGGATTAACCTGGGTTTTTTCCTCCTGCAACCTTCGGAGTTTGCCAAGACCATCACCGTTATTACCCTGGCCTGTTTCCTCGATAAACGCCAGGGTAAGCTCAACTGCTGGCAGGACCTGGTGGTCCCTTTTCTCTATGTGGCTGTTCCCCTGGTTTTGATTTTAAAGCAACCCGACCTGGGTACCGCCCTGGTGCTCCTGGCCATCCTCTTTGGCATGCTTTATGTTAGTGGTGCCAACTGGAAACTGTTGCTTATGATCTTCGGCGGCGGCCTGTTGCTTACCGGGCTGGCTCTCTTTGCCCATTTCCATTTCGGCCTGCCCCTGCCCTTGCAGGACTATCAGATGCGGCGGCTGGTAGTTTTTCTCAATCCCTATAACGACGGCAAGGGAGGGACAGGGGAGGGTTACCACGTCATCCAGTCCCAGATTGCCATCGGTTCCGGCGGTTGGTGGGGGGTAGGCCTGCACCAGGGCTCCCAGGTCCAGCTCAACTTCCTGCCCGAGGCCCACACAGACTTTATCTTTTCCGTGGTGGGCGAGGAGCTGGGGTTTGTCCGGACGGTAGGTATTATTGCCCTGTATTTTCTGGTCCTTTACCGTATGATTCGGATCGCCGGCCAGGCCAAGGATATGTTTGGGGCCCTGCTGGTGGGCGGGGTAGCCTCCATGTTTGCCTTTCACATCCTGGTCAACGTTGGTATTACGACGGGTATTATGCCGGTGACTGGGATCCCTTTGCCCCTCTTCAGTTACGGCGGCAGTGCCATGCTGGCCAATATGCTGGCCCTGGGGCTGGTTCTCAATGTTAACCTCAGAAGGCAAAAAATACTTTTTTAG
- the groES gene encoding co-chaperone GroES — protein MLKPLADRVVIKVLSSEEKTQGGIVLPDTAKEKPQEGEVIAVGPGKILDNGTRVAPEVKKGDVVVFAKYSGTEVKYEGQEYLIIRDSDILAIKE, from the coding sequence ATGCTCAAACCACTTGCCGACCGGGTTGTCATCAAGGTCCTATCCAGCGAGGAAAAAACCCAGGGAGGTATTGTCTTACCGGATACCGCCAAGGAAAAGCCCCAGGAAGGGGAAGTAATCGCCGTTGGGCCGGGCAAAATCCTGGATAATGGCACCAGGGTAGCGCCGGAAGTCAAAAAAGGCGATGTGGTGGTATTTGCCAAGTATAGCGGCACCGAAGTAAAGTATGAGGGCCAGGAATACTTGATCATCCGCGACAGCGACATCCTGGCAATTAAAGAATAA
- the groL gene encoding chaperonin GroEL (60 kDa chaperone family; promotes refolding of misfolded polypeptides especially under stressful conditions; forms two stacked rings of heptamers to form a barrel-shaped 14mer; ends can be capped by GroES; misfolded proteins enter the barrel where they are refolded when GroES binds) has protein sequence MAAKQLAFDVEARRALEKGVSTVAQAVKVTLGPKGRNVVLERKFGSPVITKDGVTVAKEIELKDPYENMGAQLCREVASKTNDVAGDGTTTATVLAQAIMLEGLKNVAAGANPIFVKKGIDRAVETVVDEIKKISIPVESKESIAHVASIAANEREIGELIADAMEKVGKDGVITVEESKGTATTVEVVEGMEFDRGYVSPYFVTNTEAMEAEFEEPYILIHEKKISAINDLLPLLEKVVRTGKPLVIIAEDIEGEALATLVVNKLRGTLNCAAVKAPGFGDRRKAMMEDIAILTGGTFLSEDLGVKLENVDLNMLGRAKKVKIAKEKTTIVEGYGKKEAVDGRIAQIKKQIEETDSDYDREKLQERLAKLAGGVAVIRVGAATETELKEKKHRVEDALAATRAAVEEGIVPGGGATLVHAIPAVEKIQAEGDEAVGVRIVRRALEEPLRQIAANAGLEGSVIVERVRSEQPGIGFDAVKEEYVDMIKAGIVDPAKVTRSALQNAASIASMLLTTEAIIAEIPKEEKAPAMPPGGGMDY, from the coding sequence ATGGCTGCTAAACAGCTGGCCTTTGATGTAGAAGCCAGGCGGGCCCTGGAAAAGGGCGTCAGCACCGTTGCCCAAGCAGTGAAGGTGACCTTGGGCCCCAAGGGACGCAATGTGGTTTTGGAGCGTAAATTCGGTTCCCCGGTAATTACCAAAGACGGGGTAACCGTTGCTAAAGAAATCGAATTAAAGGATCCCTACGAGAACATGGGTGCCCAGCTCTGCCGGGAAGTGGCCTCCAAGACCAACGACGTGGCGGGCGATGGGACAACTACAGCTACCGTCCTGGCCCAGGCCATTATGCTGGAGGGCTTAAAGAATGTAGCCGCCGGTGCCAATCCCATTTTCGTCAAGAAGGGTATTGACCGGGCAGTTGAAACCGTAGTAGACGAAATCAAGAAGATCAGCATCCCGGTGGAGTCCAAGGAAAGTATCGCCCATGTAGCCTCCATTGCTGCCAACGAACGTGAGATCGGCGAACTCATTGCCGATGCCATGGAGAAGGTTGGCAAAGACGGCGTCATCACCGTGGAAGAATCCAAGGGTACTGCTACCACTGTTGAGGTAGTAGAAGGTATGGAATTCGACCGCGGTTATGTATCACCGTACTTTGTGACCAATACTGAAGCCATGGAAGCTGAGTTTGAGGAACCCTATATACTTATCCATGAAAAGAAGATCTCGGCCATCAACGACCTCCTGCCCCTGCTGGAGAAAGTCGTCCGTACCGGCAAACCCCTGGTAATTATTGCCGAGGACATTGAAGGCGAGGCCCTCGCCACCCTGGTGGTCAACAAACTGCGGGGCACCCTGAACTGCGCTGCCGTCAAAGCCCCTGGTTTTGGCGATCGCCGCAAGGCCATGATGGAGGATATCGCCATCCTCACCGGCGGCACCTTCCTCTCCGAAGACCTGGGGGTCAAGCTGGAGAACGTCGACCTGAATATGCTTGGTCGGGCCAAGAAGGTTAAAATTGCCAAGGAGAAGACCACCATCGTTGAGGGCTACGGCAAGAAAGAGGCTGTTGACGGCCGGATAGCCCAGATTAAGAAACAAATCGAAGAAACCGACTCCGATTACGACCGCGAGAAATTGCAGGAGCGTCTGGCCAAGCTGGCCGGTGGCGTGGCCGTCATCCGTGTTGGTGCGGCTACCGAAACTGAACTGAAGGAAAAGAAACACCGGGTTGAAGACGCCCTGGCAGCTACCCGGGCGGCCGTTGAAGAGGGTATCGTTCCCGGTGGCGGTGCTACCCTGGTACACGCCATCCCGGCCGTGGAAAAGATCCAGGCCGAGGGTGACGAGGCTGTCGGTGTCAGGATTGTCCGCCGGGCTCTGGAAGAACCCCTGCGCCAGATTGCAGCCAATGCTGGTCTGGAAGGTTCGGTTATTGTTGAGCGGGTACGCAGCGAGCAACCCGGTATCGGCTTTGACGCCGTGAAGGAGGAGTATGTGGACATGATTAAGGCCGGTATCGTTGACCCGGCCAAGGTCACCCGCAGCGCCCTCCAGAACGCGGCCAGCATCGCCTCCATGCTCTTGACTACCGAGGCCATTATCGCCGAAATTCCCAAGGAAGAAAAAGCGCCTGCCATGCCGCCCGGTGGCGGAATGGATTACTAA
- the thiE gene encoding thiamine phosphate synthase: MSNRRLGGSRSLVDLAAGMAGADYFQLREKDLPAGELYNLAREIKRVLPSRVRLIINDRLDVAMAAGADGVHLGEASLPTDVARRLLGPGKILGVSVHSVAAARQAAAAGADYLLFGHIFPTASKESLPPRGLVSLREVAASVGIPIFALGGITVDRVASCLAAGAGGVAVMSGVMAAADPAGAVAAYRKALDMVG; the protein is encoded by the coding sequence ATCAGCAACCGCCGCCTAGGGGGCAGCAGGTCCCTGGTAGATCTGGCTGCCGGTATGGCGGGCGCCGACTACTTCCAGCTGCGGGAGAAGGATCTCCCTGCCGGAGAACTTTATAATCTGGCCCGGGAGATAAAACGTGTTTTGCCTTCGCGGGTGCGCCTGATCATCAATGACCGTCTGGACGTCGCTATGGCCGCCGGGGCCGACGGGGTCCACCTGGGTGAGGCCTCCTTGCCCACGGATGTGGCCCGCCGGTTGCTGGGGCCGGGAAAAATACTGGGTGTCTCCGTCCACAGCGTTGCTGCCGCCAGGCAGGCAGCGGCAGCCGGGGCCGACTACCTGCTCTTCGGCCATATCTTTCCCACAGCCTCCAAAGAGAGCCTCCCCCCGCGCGGGCTGGTCTCCTTAAGGGAAGTTGCCGCCAGTGTTGGTATACCAATTTTCGCCCTGGGGGGCATCACGGTAGACCGGGTCGCCAGCTGCCTGGCTGCCGGCGCCGGGGGCGTGGCCGTCATGTCGGGTGTCATGGCGGCCGCCGACCCGGCGGGGGCAGTCGCCGCCTACCGGAAGGCCCTGGACATGGTGGGGTAA
- a CDS encoding M23 family metallopeptidase yields MRDNWDWEEIKGEPLGGWSGPARTLPPSRYPRRWLRQAVVAGLLWLGITLLFRLEGPGVQQLQVGLRHYLADPTADYTAVVASAVRSGMWMDAYDRWVFHTLKNPAAAVPTTANPSRVVMALPLSGQITRPYGRVEEDNQQYFHNGIDIRADGETAVRAALDGRVVRVGEDPVLGLVVEIDHGQGLVTVYGTLGQVKVTRGQEVSRGTVIATLTAGKSARLHFEVRQDGQAVDPAPYLGAQDKI; encoded by the coding sequence GTGCGCGACAACTGGGACTGGGAAGAGATCAAAGGTGAACCCCTCGGTGGGTGGTCCGGGCCGGCGCGGACCCTGCCACCGTCGCGGTATCCTCGTCGCTGGTTGCGGCAGGCCGTAGTTGCCGGCCTGCTCTGGCTCGGTATTACCCTCTTGTTCCGGCTGGAGGGCCCCGGGGTGCAGCAGTTGCAGGTGGGGTTACGCCACTACTTGGCCGACCCCACGGCCGATTATACAGCCGTGGTGGCCAGTGCGGTACGTTCGGGTATGTGGATGGATGCCTATGACCGGTGGGTTTTTCATACTCTGAAAAACCCGGCCGCCGCTGTCCCAACAACGGCCAACCCTTCCCGGGTGGTCATGGCCCTGCCTCTTTCAGGGCAGATCACCCGCCCCTACGGGCGAGTAGAAGAAGACAACCAGCAGTACTTCCATAACGGTATCGATATCCGGGCTGACGGGGAGACGGCCGTTAGGGCCGCTCTGGACGGGCGCGTCGTCAGGGTGGGGGAAGACCCGGTTTTAGGATTGGTAGTAGAGATTGACCACGGCCAGGGCCTGGTAACGGTGTATGGCACCTTGGGCCAGGTCAAGGTTACCAGGGGCCAGGAGGTATCCAGGGGAACAGTAATCGCTACCCTGACCGCTGGCAAGTCAGCCCGGCTCCACTTTGAAGTCCGCCAGGACGGCCAGGCGGTAGACCCGGCGCCCTACCTGGGAGCCCAGGATAAGATCTAG
- a CDS encoding M50 family metallopeptidase, whose protein sequence is MRVGRLGSTTLVLNDYFLLLMGLYFLLGVLPQALLLFAAVACHEGCHALVASRLGWQVKSVELFPFGGVSRLYRPAGWRLREEAIIALSGPAASSLLAAAVTLAVNYARPAPVWLLFFRQVNLILALFNLWPGLPLDGGRIYRALRARSHGLARATLEGSYGGQLLAVFLGIGSIAGFYLHLVDLQGLVLALFIFYTARQEGEMAPYMFWQDFWRQRGIKKVNPSRAGRVFWLVADPDLPLSRVIRSFAPDSFNLVAIVGRKGGLEGIVTETEILEELLSGGSATTLTSLLKK, encoded by the coding sequence ATGCGTGTCGGCCGGTTGGGTTCGACGACCCTGGTCCTCAATGACTACTTCCTGCTCCTCATGGGCCTTTATTTTCTCCTAGGGGTCCTTCCCCAGGCCCTGCTGCTCTTTGCGGCCGTGGCCTGCCACGAAGGCTGTCACGCCCTGGTGGCCAGCCGCCTGGGCTGGCAGGTCAAGAGCGTGGAACTTTTTCCCTTCGGCGGGGTGTCCCGCCTGTACAGGCCTGCAGGGTGGCGCCTGCGGGAAGAAGCCATCATTGCCCTTTCCGGGCCGGCGGCGAGTTCCCTCCTGGCGGCCGCGGTTACCCTGGCCGTTAATTACGCCAGGCCCGCACCGGTCTGGCTCCTCTTTTTCCGCCAGGTAAACCTGATTCTGGCCCTTTTCAATCTCTGGCCGGGGCTGCCCCTGGACGGTGGCCGTATCTACCGGGCCTTAAGGGCCCGGAGCCACGGCCTGGCCCGGGCTACCCTGGAGGGTTCTTACGGGGGACAACTGCTGGCCGTTTTTCTGGGTATTGGCAGCATCGCCGGCTTTTACCTGCACCTGGTGGACCTGCAGGGCCTGGTCCTGGCCCTCTTTATCTTTTACACAGCGCGGCAGGAGGGGGAGATGGCACCCTATATGTTCTGGCAGGACTTCTGGCGGCAACGGGGTATAAAAAAAGTTAACCCTTCCAGGGCGGGCCGGGTCTTCTGGCTGGTGGCCGACCCGGACCTACCTTTAAGCCGGGTGATCCGCTCATTTGCCCCGGACTCCTTTAACCTGGTGGCCATAGTGGGTCGGAAGGGCGGACTGGAGGGGATCGTTACAGAAACGGAAATTCTGGAGGAACTCCTCTCCGGCGGGAGTGCCACCACCCTCACCAGCTTGCTTAAAAAATAA
- a CDS encoding P-II family nitrogen regulator has translation MPYPYGGAAFFISQAVLGFPGLTACKVLGRGKQKGILGEVTFNVSPELQKQEGAMKYVPKRVISLVVADKDVPLVVAVLIKINRTGKVGDGRIFVCPVEEAVRIRTGERGQAAL, from the coding sequence GTGCCGTATCCCTATGGGGGTGCGGCATTTTTTATATCACAAGCTGTACTGGGTTTTCCCGGCCTGACCGCCTGTAAAGTGCTGGGACGGGGGAAACAAAAGGGCATCCTGGGGGAAGTCACCTTCAATGTCAGCCCGGAACTGCAAAAGCAGGAAGGGGCCATGAAATATGTTCCCAAGAGAGTGATCTCCCTGGTTGTTGCTGACAAAGACGTACCCTTAGTAGTGGCCGTGTTAATAAAAATCAACCGTACCGGGAAGGTCGGGGACGGGCGCATCTTTGTCTGCCCGGTAGAAGAAGCGGTGCGGATACGTACGGGCGAAAGGGGCCAGGCTGCCCTGTGA
- a CDS encoding nitrogenase component I subunit alpha: protein MPMVKMKCDELIPERYKHIYYTEKGRSVIPACNIATIPGDMTERGCAFAGARGVIGGPIADVIAMVHAPVGCAWYTWGTRRHLSDLYTWATPTRLTNVAFNRRYCVCTDMQEKDVVFGGIKKLEQACLEAIRLFPEAKGLIIFTTCTTGLIGDDVQAVARSVEKKTGRLVFTAESPGCSGVSQSKGHHDFNIQFYRQVRSLRERRPELKMPETEKTPYDICLIGDYNMDWDLKAIRPLFEKMGLRIVAVFSGNERIENLVKMPDVKLNVVHCQRSAEYIAHIEKDGYNIPFIRVSLYGIEQTCKALRETAAFFGLEERAEAVIAEEMARVEKSLAFYREKLQGKRVAIYVGGPRVWHWIKLMEELGMQVVAVACTFAHEDDYEKINARAPEGMLVIDAPNEFELEEMLTSTKPDLFLTGLKEKYLGRKMGIPTVNSHSYEKGPYEGFAGMVNFARDIYQGIYAPVWKFQWGLDSTPGMTGRDEQCS, encoded by the coding sequence ATGCCCATGGTAAAAATGAAGTGCGACGAGCTCATTCCCGAACGGTATAAGCATATTTACTACACGGAAAAAGGGCGGTCCGTCATTCCAGCCTGCAATATCGCCACCATTCCCGGAGATATGACGGAACGCGGGTGTGCCTTCGCCGGTGCCCGGGGCGTAATAGGTGGGCCCATTGCCGATGTTATTGCTATGGTTCATGCACCCGTAGGGTGCGCCTGGTATACCTGGGGTACCCGCCGCCACCTGTCCGACCTCTATACCTGGGCCACTCCCACCCGCCTCACCAATGTGGCCTTTAACCGGCGCTACTGCGTCTGTACCGACATGCAGGAGAAAGACGTGGTTTTCGGTGGCATAAAAAAGCTGGAGCAGGCCTGCCTGGAGGCCATCAGGCTCTTCCCCGAAGCGAAGGGGTTGATTATTTTCACCACCTGTACCACCGGCCTCATCGGTGACGATGTCCAGGCGGTGGCCCGGAGCGTGGAAAAGAAGACCGGCCGGCTGGTCTTCACCGCCGAATCCCCCGGCTGCTCCGGGGTGAGCCAGTCCAAAGGGCACCACGACTTCAACATCCAGTTTTACCGCCAGGTACGCAGTTTAAGGGAGCGGCGGCCGGAATTAAAGATGCCCGAAACAGAGAAAACCCCGTACGATATTTGCCTCATTGGCGACTATAACATGGACTGGGACTTAAAGGCGATACGTCCCCTGTTTGAAAAGATGGGTTTGCGTATCGTGGCCGTTTTCTCAGGGAATGAACGCATCGAAAACCTGGTCAAGATGCCGGACGTCAAATTGAACGTGGTCCACTGCCAGCGCTCCGCCGAATATATCGCCCATATAGAGAAGGACGGCTATAACATCCCCTTTATACGGGTCTCTCTCTACGGTATCGAGCAGACCTGTAAGGCCCTGCGGGAAACGGCTGCTTTCTTCGGCCTGGAGGAGCGGGCCGAAGCGGTGATTGCCGAAGAGATGGCCCGGGTGGAAAAGAGCCTGGCCTTTTACCGTGAGAAGCTCCAGGGTAAGCGGGTGGCCATCTATGTGGGCGGGCCGCGGGTCTGGCACTGGATCAAATTGATGGAGGAACTGGGCATGCAGGTGGTGGCAGTAGCCTGCACCTTTGCCCACGAAGACGACTACGAAAAGATCAATGCCCGGGCGCCGGAGGGGATGCTGGTCATCGACGCCCCCAATGAGTTTGAGCTTGAAGAGATGCTCACGTCAACTAAACCCGATCTCTTTTTAACTGGCTTGAAGGAGAAATATCTGGGGCGCAAAATGGGTATTCCCACGGTGAATTCCCACTCCTACGAGAAGGGCCCCTATGAGGGGTTTGCCGGCATGGTTAATTTCGCCCGGGATATCTACCAGGGCATATACGCCCCGGTATGGAAGTTCCAGTGGGGCCTCGACAGCACGCCGGGTATGACGGGGAGGGATGAGCAATGCAGTTAA
- a CDS encoding isopropylmalate/homocitrate/citramalate synthase-like protein has translation MQLKEIPITGIPYDQLYIEKLPATPEYCRRPAELLPAGNRSVVVNPNRTCMPLGAMWGAHLSRLKEKVDLELEFHGHNDFGLATANALAAVRAGVRWIDTTVGGLGERAGNTSLEELYRVLTRLFDLDPGLNSRYLPGLERYVTRAAGRLPPAPVDNVPEGPTFPRPPAPRGPRVATGNLALFN, from the coding sequence ATGCAGTTAAAGGAAATTCCTATCACCGGCATTCCCTATGACCAGCTGTATATTGAGAAGCTTCCTGCCACGCCGGAGTATTGCCGGCGGCCGGCGGAACTCCTGCCTGCCGGCAACCGGAGCGTGGTTGTCAATCCCAACCGCACCTGTATGCCCCTGGGAGCCATGTGGGGCGCGCATCTCTCCCGGTTAAAGGAGAAGGTGGACCTGGAGCTGGAGTTCCACGGGCATAACGACTTCGGCCTGGCCACGGCCAACGCCCTGGCGGCCGTCAGGGCCGGCGTTCGCTGGATTGACACCACCGTCGGCGGCCTGGGTGAAAGGGCCGGTAATACCTCCCTGGAGGAACTCTACCGGGTCCTGACGCGGCTTTTTGACCTGGACCCCGGCCTGAACTCCCGTTACCTCCCCGGACTGGAACGCTACGTGACCCGGGCGGCAGGTCGCCTGCCACCGGCACCAGTTGATAACGTCCCTGAAGGTCCCACTTTTCCCCGGCCGCCGGCACCCCGCGGCCCGAGGGTAGCGACGGGGAACCTTGCGCTCTTCAACTGA